A section of the Cryobacterium soli genome encodes:
- a CDS encoding ABC transporter permease, translating into MFVTYLRRELAGRRKQTAIVAIGMALAIALVIIVNAVSSGVQLAQSTVLASVYGVGTDITVSQTPTAPTEGESGAGGPQNFDFGADDGATTDGTTTVSQARLSVDRGTTSFDSTALDTVSGIDNVTAAAATLSLSNTTFDGALPDFSESGGMPTGGDAAAGGTPPSGGPDGAGGSSFSVDSFTVLGLDPADEAVGPLSAVSLTDGRSLESADAGTNVAVLDASYATTAELVVGDTVAIAGTDFTVVGLVSASSADAATASNVYIPLDVAQSLSGLDGQVTDVYVQAASSTDIDQIQTDIETALPDATVQTQSDLASSVSGSLSSASDLVKNLGLWLSLIVLAAAFLIAILFTISGVTRRTREFGTLKAIGWSNGRIVRQVAGESLVQGLIGGIVGIAIGLIGIFVINLVAPTLTAGAAATEAGPMGMPGGGGFGQQAAEAATSDIVLQVPVTLSVILIAVGLAVLGGLLAGAIGGWRASRLRPAEALRSIA; encoded by the coding sequence ATGTTTGTCACCTATTTGCGACGAGAACTGGCGGGTCGCCGCAAGCAGACCGCCATCGTCGCCATCGGCATGGCGCTCGCCATCGCCCTGGTCATTATCGTCAACGCCGTCTCGAGCGGCGTGCAACTGGCCCAGTCCACCGTGCTCGCCTCGGTCTACGGGGTGGGCACCGACATCACGGTGAGCCAGACCCCCACGGCGCCCACCGAGGGTGAGTCCGGCGCGGGCGGACCGCAGAACTTCGACTTCGGCGCGGATGACGGCGCCACCACCGACGGCACCACCACCGTGAGCCAGGCCCGGCTCTCGGTCGACCGCGGCACCACCTCCTTCGACTCCACAGCCCTCGACACCGTGAGCGGCATCGACAACGTCACCGCCGCCGCGGCCACTCTGTCGCTGAGCAACACGACCTTCGACGGCGCCCTGCCCGACTTCTCCGAAAGCGGCGGCATGCCCACCGGCGGCGACGCCGCGGCCGGCGGCACCCCGCCCAGCGGCGGCCCGGACGGCGCCGGCGGCAGCTCGTTCAGCGTCGACTCGTTCACCGTGCTCGGCCTCGACCCGGCCGACGAGGCCGTCGGCCCGTTGTCCGCCGTGAGCCTCACCGACGGCCGCAGCCTCGAAAGCGCCGATGCGGGGACGAATGTCGCCGTGCTCGACGCCAGCTACGCGACCACCGCCGAGCTCGTCGTGGGCGACACCGTCGCCATCGCCGGCACCGACTTCACCGTCGTCGGCCTGGTCAGCGCATCCAGCGCGGATGCGGCCACCGCCTCCAACGTCTACATTCCACTCGACGTGGCCCAGTCGCTGTCCGGCCTCGACGGCCAGGTGACCGACGTCTACGTGCAGGCCGCATCGTCGACCGACATCGACCAGATCCAGACCGACATCGAGACCGCCCTGCCGGACGCCACCGTGCAGACCCAGTCCGACCTCGCATCGAGCGTGTCCGGTTCGCTCTCCAGCGCCTCCGACCTGGTGAAGAACCTCGGCCTGTGGCTGTCGCTCATCGTGCTGGCCGCCGCGTTCCTGATCGCCATCCTCTTCACCATCTCCGGCGTGACCCGGCGCACCCGCGAGTTCGGCACCCTCAAGGCGATCGGCTGGTCGAACGGGCGCATTGTGCGGCAGGTGGCCGGCGAGTCGCTCGTGCAGGGCCTGATCGGCGGCATCGTCGGCATCGCCATCGGCCTGATCGGCATCTTCGTGATCAATCTGGTCGCGCCAACGCTCACCGCCGGAGCGGCGGCCACCGAGGCCGGCCCCATGGGGATGCCGGGCGGCGGCGGCTTCGGCCAGCAGGCCGCGGAAGCCGCGACCAGCGACATCGTCCTGCAGGTTCCCGTGACCCTCTCGGTGATCCTCATCGCCGTGGGACTGGCCGTGCTCGGCGGCCTGTTGGCCGGCGCCATCGGCGGTTGGCGCGCCTCGCGGCTACGCCCGGCCGAAGCCCTCCGCAGCATCGCCTGA
- a CDS encoding ABC transporter ATP-binding protein, translating into MYQLTNVTKKYDQGKRSVTALNNVTLSIPDGQMVAIQGPTGGGKSTLLQMLGALDRPTDGTVELGTSNLSKLGDGPLGQIRAQEIGFVFQGFNLIPTLTAQENVETALAPLGIPAAERTSRASAALASVGLGERGSHLPAELSGGQQQRVAIARALVKEPAVLLADEPTGNLDEQTRDEIMDLLEGLWRDRGLTLIVVTHDTAVAKRAQRRLLIKQGVVKEIG; encoded by the coding sequence ATGTATCAACTGACCAACGTCACCAAGAAGTACGACCAGGGCAAACGCTCCGTGACGGCCCTCAACAATGTCACCCTGTCCATTCCCGACGGCCAGATGGTCGCCATCCAGGGTCCCACCGGCGGCGGCAAGTCCACGCTGCTGCAGATGCTCGGGGCGCTCGACCGGCCCACCGACGGAACCGTGGAGCTCGGCACCTCGAACCTCTCCAAGCTCGGTGACGGCCCGCTCGGCCAGATCCGGGCGCAGGAGATCGGTTTCGTGTTCCAGGGCTTCAACCTGATCCCCACCCTCACGGCGCAGGAGAACGTGGAGACCGCCCTCGCCCCGTTGGGCATCCCCGCGGCCGAGCGCACGTCCCGGGCCAGCGCGGCGCTGGCGTCGGTGGGGCTCGGCGAGCGCGGCAGCCACCTGCCGGCCGAGCTCTCCGGCGGGCAGCAGCAGCGCGTCGCCATCGCGCGCGCCCTGGTGAAGGAGCCGGCCGTGCTGCTGGCCGACGAGCCCACCGGCAACCTCGACGAGCAGACCCGCGACGAGATCATGGATCTGCTCGAGGGGCTGTGGCGAGACCGTGGCCTCACCCTGATCGTGGTCACCCACGACACCGCCGTGGCCAAGCGCGCGCAGCGCCGCCTGCTGATCAAGCAGGGCGTTGTCAAGGAGATCGGCTGA
- a CDS encoding YqaJ viral recombinase family protein, with protein MSLHLGGVPAVAAPAPAATTPGLTHLTRIVADSTDRVAWLRARSQGITATDVAKLATEKSVHAAAREKINGSGFGGNPYTDHGRAREPEIAAWVLANYGIEPSTNLFHAAGQPRHLATPDGLGLGGNGVFELAEIKTTSKPWRSIPRSYLRQIWWQQYVLGADRTLLVWEEHDNFVPRSAVPECRWIDRDDDQISILVRFADQLIDLLNHQRERERADAPPPYDYGR; from the coding sequence ATCTCCCTGCACCTCGGGGGCGTCCCGGCCGTCGCGGCCCCGGCACCGGCCGCCACCACCCCGGGCCTCACCCATCTCACCCGTATCGTCGCCGACTCCACCGACCGGGTCGCGTGGCTCCGGGCGCGCAGCCAGGGCATCACGGCAACGGATGTCGCCAAGCTCGCCACCGAGAAATCGGTGCATGCCGCGGCCAGGGAAAAGATCAACGGCAGCGGTTTCGGCGGCAACCCGTACACCGACCACGGCCGGGCCAGAGAGCCCGAGATCGCCGCCTGGGTCCTGGCGAACTACGGCATTGAGCCGAGCACCAACCTCTTCCACGCGGCGGGGCAGCCGCGCCACCTGGCCACGCCCGACGGCCTGGGCCTGGGCGGGAACGGTGTTTTCGAGCTCGCCGAGATCAAGACCACGAGCAAGCCGTGGCGCAGCATCCCGCGCTCGTACCTGCGGCAGATCTGGTGGCAGCAGTACGTGCTGGGCGCCGACCGCACCCTGCTGGTCTGGGAGGAGCACGACAACTTCGTGCCGCGTTCCGCCGTGCCCGAGTGCCGGTGGATCGACCGGGACGACGACCAGATCAGCATCCTGGTGCGGTTCGCCGACCAGCTGATCGACCTGCTCAACCACCAGCGCGAGCGTGAGCGCGCCGACGCCCCGCCGCCCTACGACTACGGTCGCTGA
- a CDS encoding signal peptidase I, with protein MTVHSAQRPAQVHAQARRSADPAELSAWHYLGRGLSAGLLLLVIALAALVIVVPQLTGAIPLTVLTSSMEPGLPPGTLIVVRPVPSDSLAIGDVVTYQIRSGEPAVVTHRIVGISLAADGDRTFTLRGDNNSAPDADPVVAAQMRGRLWYSVPLVGLVNTVLTGPVKAWVVPLAAVGLFGYAGVMVVGGIVEARAQRRGRPAGSDRAVQRP; from the coding sequence ATGACGGTGCACAGCGCGCAGCGCCCGGCTCAGGTGCACGCGCAGGCCCGTCGCAGTGCCGACCCGGCCGAGCTCAGCGCCTGGCACTACCTGGGCCGCGGCTTGAGCGCGGGTCTGCTGCTGTTGGTGATCGCGCTGGCCGCGCTCGTGATCGTGGTGCCCCAGCTCACGGGTGCGATCCCCCTCACCGTGCTCACCAGCTCGATGGAGCCCGGCCTGCCGCCCGGCACCCTCATCGTGGTGCGTCCCGTGCCCAGCGACAGCCTTGCCATCGGGGACGTGGTCACGTATCAGATCCGCTCGGGTGAACCGGCCGTCGTCACCCACCGCATCGTGGGCATCAGCCTGGCCGCCGACGGCGACCGCACCTTCACCCTGCGCGGGGACAACAACAGCGCCCCCGACGCCGATCCTGTGGTGGCCGCCCAGATGCGCGGCCGGCTCTGGTACTCGGTGCCCTTGGTCGGCCTGGTCAACACCGTGCTGACCGGCCCGGTGAAGGCCTGGGTCGTGCCGCTCGCGGCGGTCGGACTGTTCGGCTACGCCGGGGTGATGGTCGTCGGCGGGATCGTCGAGGCGCGAGCCCAACGAAGAGGCCGGCCGGCCGGCTCCGACCGGGCGGTTCAGCGACCGTAG
- a CDS encoding RICIN domain-containing protein: MRGLRRTVRPVPVALTVILVSAFLGGGLGAGAGAARAGWTAPERPATASVTAGTLGVTLSGFAALRTVYSSAALAATAPVTVRNTGSVPVPYTLTLASPAVTALATAASVRAWPVATAAACTPAAAAAGTPGLTWVTVGPLTGVLAPGASTVYCMRSSVTQAQRFVLLRGTVTVTATLIAGQGTWTSTATASAAQSVADTLTPGAPTATGATDSSVTLGWAAPADTAAVTGYRILRDGVVIGTVPAATRTFTDLGLTVATGHSYTVQAVDAAFPVDVSPASAASILSTTGPTATGWYSIRNTTSQLCVDGEAAADVEGTALISFPCKTVGASNQNWQFVATGVHVRVAARYAPTLFWDSANTNASILRGTAKTSSQQWTVVEIAPGSGTFLFRNRNNMCLDVTGGTTATGNTQLRVASCDASAHQTFTLTNGG; the protein is encoded by the coding sequence GTGCGCGGCCTTCGCCGCACGGTCCGACCGGTCCCGGTCGCGCTGACCGTCATTCTCGTGTCGGCCTTCCTCGGCGGCGGGCTCGGTGCCGGTGCCGGCGCGGCGCGGGCCGGCTGGACGGCCCCGGAGCGCCCGGCGACGGCATCCGTCACTGCGGGCACTCTCGGCGTCACTCTGTCGGGGTTCGCCGCCCTACGGACGGTCTACTCGTCGGCGGCGCTCGCGGCGACAGCGCCGGTGACAGTGCGGAACACCGGCAGCGTGCCGGTGCCCTACACGCTCACCCTCGCGTCCCCGGCCGTGACGGCTCTCGCGACCGCGGCGTCGGTGCGGGCCTGGCCCGTGGCGACGGCAGCGGCCTGCACGCCGGCCGCTGCCGCGGCCGGCACACCCGGTCTCACCTGGGTCACGGTCGGGCCCCTGACAGGAGTGCTGGCGCCGGGGGCGAGCACCGTCTACTGCATGCGCAGCTCCGTGACCCAGGCCCAACGATTCGTTCTTCTGCGCGGCACCGTCACGGTGACGGCGACACTCATCGCCGGCCAGGGCACCTGGACCAGCACCGCGACCGCGAGCGCCGCACAATCCGTGGCCGACACCCTCACGCCCGGGGCGCCGACCGCGACCGGGGCTACCGACTCGAGCGTCACTCTGGGCTGGGCGGCTCCGGCCGATACGGCAGCGGTGACCGGGTATCGCATACTGCGCGATGGGGTCGTCATCGGGACGGTGCCGGCGGCGACCCGCACCTTCACCGACTTGGGCCTCACCGTGGCCACCGGGCACAGCTACACCGTGCAGGCTGTCGACGCGGCCTTCCCGGTCGACGTCTCGCCCGCGTCGGCGGCCAGCATCCTCAGCACGACGGGCCCGACCGCGACGGGCTGGTACTCGATCCGGAACACGACCAGTCAGCTCTGCGTGGACGGGGAGGCGGCCGCCGACGTGGAGGGCACCGCCCTGATCAGCTTCCCCTGCAAGACCGTGGGCGCAAGCAACCAGAACTGGCAGTTCGTCGCCACCGGGGTCCACGTGCGGGTTGCGGCCCGGTACGCCCCCACCCTGTTCTGGGACAGCGCGAACACCAATGCGTCCATCCTGCGCGGCACGGCCAAGACCAGTTCGCAGCAGTGGACTGTCGTGGAGATCGCGCCGGGCAGCGGCACCTTCCTGTTCCGCAACCGCAACAACATGTGCCTGGATGTGACGGGCGGTACGACGGCGACGGGAAACACCCAGCTGCGGGTGGCGAGCTGCGACGCCTCGGCCCATCAGACGTTCACCCTGACGAACGGAGGCTGA
- a CDS encoding alternate-type signal peptide domain-containing protein, with protein sequence MNKLLKGTIAGVAGVVLLLGGAGSFALWNSAATIGGGTIVAGTLDVVSSTTAGSWTVNAGAPRASMTGFKIVPGDVLVYTKGLSITATGDNLVATLGVDLASIAPSSPSAPADIALAAYLGKTATLTATGTGISTGAAPYTVTAGTAGVSQDVTVNVTITYPKSSTAGFENSSKLGSVNLAALAVTLTQK encoded by the coding sequence ATGAACAAGCTCCTGAAAGGTACGATCGCCGGTGTCGCCGGTGTGGTGCTCCTGCTCGGCGGTGCGGGCTCCTTCGCCCTCTGGAATTCCGCAGCGACCATCGGCGGCGGGACCATCGTCGCCGGCACCCTGGACGTGGTCTCCTCGACCACCGCCGGATCCTGGACCGTCAACGCAGGCGCGCCCCGGGCCAGCATGACGGGGTTCAAGATCGTCCCCGGGGATGTGCTCGTGTACACGAAGGGCCTGAGCATCACGGCCACGGGTGACAACCTCGTGGCGACGCTGGGAGTGGACCTGGCCTCCATCGCCCCCTCCTCGCCGTCCGCGCCCGCGGATATCGCACTGGCCGCCTACCTCGGCAAGACCGCCACGCTGACAGCCACCGGAACCGGGATTTCGACGGGAGCGGCGCCGTACACGGTGACCGCCGGAACCGCCGGGGTGTCGCAGGATGTCACGGTCAACGTCACCATCACCTACCCGAAGAGCAGCACGGCAGGCTTCGAGAACTCCTCGAAGCTGGGCTCGGTCAACCTCGCCGCCCTGGCGGTCACACTCACCCAGAAATAG
- a CDS encoding NADP-dependent oxidoreductase, translating to MPHSPALPPHMRALVIDRTGGAEELHLTELPVPVAVSDELLIRVLAAGINPIDAKTRAGSGAAAAIPGFPVVLGNDFSGIVVRSPYDTFPLQPGDAVYGMARPPRIAGSYAEYVAVSSMSVARKPVAVSHVEAAGIPLAALTAWGMVTLAGAAPGQRMLVHAGSGGVGHFAVQFARHLGAHVTATGSTASVEFLHRLGAHAVIDYSTTRFDDELQDIDSVIDLIGNVHDQTGTRSLKVLRPDGLLVNAPTGSWPTMQAEAAAAGVRATGYKVAADARVLETITTLIDNGTVRVNTDQVFDLADGAAAHRALEGGHTRGKIVLRVSDVDESAA from the coding sequence ATGCCTCATTCTCCGGCCCTGCCCCCGCACATGCGCGCCCTCGTGATCGACCGCACCGGCGGTGCGGAGGAACTGCATCTCACCGAGCTGCCCGTGCCCGTGGCGGTCAGCGATGAGCTGCTGATCCGTGTGCTCGCCGCCGGCATCAACCCCATCGACGCCAAGACCCGGGCCGGGTCGGGCGCCGCCGCCGCGATCCCGGGTTTCCCCGTGGTGCTCGGCAACGATTTCAGCGGCATCGTCGTGCGCTCCCCCTATGACACCTTCCCGTTGCAGCCCGGGGACGCCGTGTACGGCATGGCCCGGCCGCCGCGCATCGCGGGCAGCTACGCCGAGTATGTCGCCGTGTCGAGCATGTCGGTGGCCCGCAAGCCCGTCGCCGTGAGCCATGTGGAGGCCGCGGGCATCCCCCTCGCCGCCCTCACCGCGTGGGGCATGGTGACCCTCGCCGGTGCGGCACCCGGCCAGCGGATGCTCGTGCACGCCGGCAGCGGCGGCGTCGGCCACTTCGCGGTGCAGTTCGCCAGGCACCTGGGCGCCCACGTCACCGCGACGGGGTCCACGGCGTCGGTCGAGTTCCTGCACCGCCTGGGCGCCCACGCCGTGATCGACTACAGCACCACCCGGTTCGACGACGAGCTGCAGGACATCGACAGCGTGATCGACCTGATCGGCAACGTGCACGATCAGACCGGGACGCGATCGCTGAAGGTGCTCCGGCCGGACGGGCTGCTCGTGAACGCGCCCACCGGCAGCTGGCCGACCATGCAGGCCGAAGCCGCAGCGGCGGGCGTGCGCGCCACCGGCTACAAGGTCGCCGCCGACGCCCGGGTGCTCGAAACCATCACCACCCTGATCGACAACGGCACGGTGCGGGTGAACACCGACCAGGTCTTCGACCTGGCCGACGGCGCCGCCGCGCACCGGGCCCTCGAGGGTGGGCACACCCGGGGCAAGATCGTGCTGCGGGTGTCCGACGTCGACGAGAGCGCCGCATGA
- a CDS encoding cryptochrome/photolyase family protein: MTGTGAASAPSPARPDGPSLVWLRDDLRLGDNPALTAAVERGRPVLLVYVLDEVSPGIRPLGGAARWWLHQSLTSLAADTAAIGGRLLLRRGLAGEVIDALVDELGAGAVFWNRRYGAAERDVDTAVKTRLTDAGIVAHSFAGSLLFEPWTIRTGGGTPYTVFTPFWRACTNGPPPRAPYPAPGALDDAAAGLSSDALDSWELEPRHPDWAAGLRSAWAVGESAAQQALATFLDEALPKYGTERDQPAQQATSRLSPHLRWGEISPHQIWHATDVARRGLTGAAATSATRFLTEVGWREFAYHVLFHAPDLATANLRQGYDAFPWPPLDERALQAWQQGRTGFRLVDAGMRELWRTGSMHNRVRMVTASFLIKNLLIDWREGEQWFWDTLVDADPASNPFGWQWVAGSGADAAPYFRVFNPELQAAKFDPNNEYVRQNVPEWGTDAYPAPIVDLGETRRAALAAYEQVKAARPTPA; encoded by the coding sequence ATGACCGGCACTGGCGCCGCTTCCGCGCCCAGCCCGGCCCGGCCCGACGGGCCCTCGCTGGTCTGGCTGCGCGACGACCTCCGCCTCGGCGACAACCCGGCCCTCACCGCCGCGGTGGAACGCGGCCGTCCCGTGCTCCTCGTCTACGTGCTCGACGAGGTGTCCCCGGGCATCCGCCCGCTCGGCGGCGCCGCGCGCTGGTGGCTGCACCAGAGCCTCACCTCGCTCGCGGCCGACACCGCCGCAATCGGCGGCCGGCTCCTGCTTCGCCGCGGCCTGGCCGGCGAGGTGATCGACGCCCTGGTCGACGAGCTCGGCGCCGGTGCGGTGTTCTGGAACCGGCGCTACGGCGCCGCCGAGCGGGATGTCGATACCGCGGTGAAGACCCGGCTCACCGATGCCGGCATCGTGGCGCACAGCTTCGCGGGTTCGCTGCTCTTCGAACCGTGGACCATCCGCACCGGCGGCGGCACCCCGTACACCGTGTTCACCCCGTTCTGGCGGGCGTGCACCAACGGTCCGCCGCCCCGGGCGCCCTACCCGGCGCCCGGCGCCCTCGACGATGCCGCCGCCGGCCTTTCCTCCGACGCTCTGGATTCCTGGGAGCTGGAGCCGCGGCATCCGGACTGGGCCGCCGGCCTCCGCTCGGCCTGGGCCGTCGGCGAGAGCGCGGCGCAGCAAGCCCTCGCCACGTTCCTCGACGAGGCGCTGCCCAAGTACGGCACCGAACGCGACCAGCCGGCCCAGCAGGCCACCTCCAGGCTCTCGCCGCACCTGCGCTGGGGCGAGATCAGCCCGCACCAGATCTGGCACGCCACCGACGTGGCCCGCCGCGGCCTCACCGGCGCTGCCGCCACGAGCGCCACGCGCTTCCTCACCGAGGTGGGCTGGCGTGAGTTCGCGTATCACGTGCTGTTCCACGCGCCCGACCTGGCCACGGCGAACCTGCGCCAGGGCTACGACGCCTTCCCCTGGCCGCCGCTGGACGAGCGGGCCCTGCAGGCCTGGCAGCAGGGCCGCACGGGCTTCCGCCTAGTAGACGCCGGCATGCGCGAGCTCTGGCGCACCGGCAGTATGCACAACCGGGTGCGCATGGTCACGGCGTCCTTCCTGATCAAGAACCTGCTCATCGACTGGCGCGAGGGCGAGCAGTGGTTCTGGGACACCCTGGTCGACGCCGACCCGGCCAGCAACCCGTTCGGCTGGCAGTGGGTCGCCGGCTCCGGGGCGGATGCCGCGCCGTACTTCCGGGTGTTCAACCCCGAGTTGCAGGCGGCCAAGTTCGACCCGAACAACGAGTACGTGCGGCAGAACGTGCCCGAGTGGGGCACGGATGCCTACCCGGCGCCGATCGTGGACCTCGGCGAGACCCGCCGCGCTGCCCTCGCCGCCTACGAGCAGGTCAAGGCCGCCCGCCCCACCCCCGCCTAG
- a CDS encoding GNAT family N-acetyltransferase has translation MIDSLPVTPGAQARIRPAGPDEAAALAELAAATFPLACPPHTSAEAIADFIRTVLSTANFESYLTDPDRLLLVAHDGTGTLTGYTMLVFGEPTDADAAAAIRIRPTVELSKCYLRSEAHGTGTAAALMAATLSAARERGAAGSWLGVNEENDRALRFYGKHGYERVGTKHFLVGTRYEDDYVLERAL, from the coding sequence ATGATTGATTCACTGCCTGTCACGCCAGGCGCGCAGGCGCGAATCCGCCCGGCCGGACCCGACGAGGCCGCCGCGCTCGCCGAGCTGGCCGCCGCCACCTTCCCGTTGGCCTGCCCGCCGCACACCAGTGCAGAGGCGATCGCCGATTTCATCCGCACCGTGCTCTCCACGGCCAACTTCGAGTCCTACCTGACGGACCCCGATCGGCTCCTGCTCGTGGCCCACGACGGTACGGGCACCCTCACCGGTTACACGATGCTGGTCTTCGGCGAACCAACCGACGCGGATGCCGCCGCGGCGATCCGCATCCGCCCCACCGTCGAACTCAGCAAGTGCTACCTACGCTCAGAGGCGCACGGCACCGGAACCGCGGCGGCGCTGATGGCGGCTACGTTGAGTGCCGCCCGCGAACGTGGCGCCGCCGGCTCGTGGCTGGGCGTGAACGAAGAGAACGACCGTGCCCTGCGGTTCTACGGCAAGCACGGCTATGAGCGGGTGGGAACCAAGCACTTCCTGGTCGGCACCCGCTACGAAGACGACTACGTCCTCGAGCGCGCCCTCTGA
- the aceB gene encoding malate synthase A produces the protein MTTPPLSTAPGTAHRVSTSSTTGTGSTTGTGTPSAPRPARAFGETSTGSFATIRPHLEITGELGDRYDEILTPEALEFLAELHDRFAGTRHDLLAARLQTRVDAANGRDPRFLPETAHIRNDPTWRVAGPGPGLQNRRVEITGPTDRKMAINALNSGANVWLADQEDATSPTWANVIEGQLTLADAIRGALTYDGPDGKAYRVTGAPADRLDGARPGTTPTIVMRPRGWHLVEKNLTFVDRANRRMPASGSLVDFGLYAFHNAHRLIDQGSGPYFYLPKLESHLEARLWNDIFSHTEDHLDLGHGSIRATVLIETIQAAFEMEEILYELRDHCAGLNAGRWDYIFSIIKTFRARGRRFVLPDRREITMTVPFMRSYTELLVATCHRRGAYAIGGMSAFIPNRRDPAVTQRALEQVAADKRREARDGFDGTWVAHPDLIPTARAEFDAVLGDRPHQLERTREDVHVTAADLLDVASAGGQITEAGVRDNVRIALRYIESWLRGVGAAAIDNLMEDAATAEISRSQVWQWIHENSALADGRRIDAEWVAGLVTEEVAALPRTPGDRFDDALEVFRASALEPEFPTFLTVAAYARYL, from the coding sequence ATGACCACACCACCGTTGTCCACCGCTCCCGGCACTGCTCACCGGGTCTCGACAAGCTCGACCACCGGGACTGGCTCGACCACCGGGACTGGCACACCGAGCGCACCGCGCCCCGCCCGGGCGTTCGGGGAGACCAGCACCGGGAGTTTCGCCACCATCCGCCCGCACCTCGAGATCACGGGGGAGCTGGGCGACCGCTACGACGAGATCCTCACGCCGGAGGCCCTGGAGTTCCTCGCCGAGCTGCACGACAGGTTCGCCGGCACCCGGCACGACCTGCTGGCCGCCCGGCTGCAGACCCGGGTGGATGCCGCGAACGGCCGGGATCCGAGATTCCTGCCGGAGACGGCGCACATCCGGAACGACCCCACCTGGCGGGTCGCGGGCCCCGGGCCCGGCCTGCAGAACAGGCGGGTGGAGATCACCGGCCCGACCGATCGCAAGATGGCCATCAACGCACTCAACTCGGGTGCCAATGTGTGGCTGGCCGACCAGGAGGATGCGACCAGCCCCACCTGGGCGAACGTCATCGAGGGGCAGCTCACGCTGGCCGACGCCATCCGCGGCGCGCTCACGTACGACGGCCCCGACGGCAAGGCGTACCGGGTGACCGGCGCGCCGGCCGACCGGTTGGATGGCGCCCGGCCGGGGACGACGCCGACCATCGTCATGCGGCCACGCGGCTGGCACCTGGTGGAGAAGAACCTCACCTTCGTCGACCGGGCCAACCGACGGATGCCGGCCTCCGGCAGTCTGGTGGACTTCGGCCTGTACGCGTTCCACAACGCCCACCGTCTGATCGATCAGGGCAGCGGGCCGTACTTCTACCTGCCCAAGCTGGAGAGCCACCTCGAGGCGCGGCTGTGGAACGACATCTTCAGCCACACCGAGGACCACCTGGACCTCGGCCACGGCAGCATCCGGGCCACCGTGCTGATCGAGACCATCCAGGCCGCGTTCGAGATGGAGGAGATCCTCTACGAGCTGCGCGACCACTGCGCGGGCCTGAACGCGGGGCGCTGGGACTACATCTTCAGCATCATCAAGACGTTCCGCGCCCGGGGCCGCCGGTTCGTGCTGCCCGACCGCCGGGAGATCACCATGACGGTGCCGTTCATGCGCTCGTACACCGAGCTGCTTGTGGCCACCTGTCACCGGCGCGGAGCGTACGCGATCGGCGGGATGAGCGCGTTCATCCCCAACCGGCGGGACCCGGCCGTGACCCAGCGGGCGCTCGAGCAGGTCGCCGCCGACAAGCGGCGCGAGGCCAGGGACGGCTTCGACGGCACCTGGGTGGCGCATCCGGACCTCATCCCCACCGCCAGGGCCGAATTCGACGCCGTGCTCGGGGACCGGCCCCACCAGCTGGAGCGGACCCGCGAGGACGTGCACGTCACCGCGGCCGACCTGCTGGATGTGGCGTCGGCCGGCGGCCAGATCACCGAGGCCGGGGTGCGCGACAACGTGCGCATCGCCCTCCGATACATCGAATCCTGGCTGCGCGGCGTGGGCGCGGCGGCCATCGACAACCTGATGGAGGACGCCGCCACGGCGGAGATCTCCCGGTCGCAGGTCTGGCAGTGGATCCACGAGAACTCCGCGCTCGCAGACGGCCGCCGGATCGACGCGGAGTGGGTCGCCGGGCTGGTCACAGAGGAGGTGGCGGCGCTGCCGCGCACGCCGGGAGACCGCTTCGACGACGCGCTCGAGGTCTTCCGGGCTTCGGCGCTCGAGCCGGAGTTCCCGACCTTCCTCACCGTCGCCGCGTACGCCCGCTACCTGTAG